A portion of the Ferrimonas lipolytica genome contains these proteins:
- a CDS encoding DNA internalization-related competence protein ComEC/Rec2 — MMRLNVLLGMCYNVTLYPKSNRILLGWISALATVVVWPALAPLPVLVVGVPALWLLRRFPISFGFAAGLLYGQFWCHHLSGTDHPIPLGKMVVVAKLNSAPNSDELYQRNHWLVESVNDQTLPWYVSKTVELSWHRPPPLQLGQTYRLEVKLKPPSGVVNLGGFNRYRHLLSRHVVASGYVRRGELLRLQAHWRGELLQRLAAATALLPQGDMIRTLVLADDRSVTDERWQQMRKAGLIHLLAISGLHLSIMAGAVFTGLNWIRRYFFADARGHGLALVWLATAMAAIGYGWLAGMELPTLRATVAVVFTLLLLWVRRQARPWELLLRVAALVLLVQPLASMAAGFWLSFGAVSAILLFAWWCPRPTTRLRQLGWFFRLQIVLTLLMCLLQGVWFGTYSFHGVWTNILLLPYFSLLVLPLCLLLSLSYFIGLPSSWLQLADWLLWPIAEVAQFAAELTVGFGFLASSMVWPLCLLALAIAVAFYQLVAQWRLCSGVLLMSALMWWRLPVPQWQLDVIDVGQGLALLITHQQQVLLYDTGAGFPSGFSYAKNAIYPLMQQRGIAQVDTLVISHGDNDHAGGMGWLKEQVPIDLHIGHGGDRCQQGPSQWGQLTLSWFQAEADGNDGSCVLLIESATHRLLLSGDIEKDGEQAWLAATRDSKVDVLIAPHHGSNTSSSAAFVARTAPTHVVFAAGRNNRWGFPKSEVIQRYRQLGSTLWTSGQQGQIQFNFHGSGEILVETYRRNWFPWWYNQQ, encoded by the coding sequence ATGATGCGTTTAAATGTTCTTCTTGGCATGTGTTACAACGTCACCTTATACCCAAAGTCCAATCGAATATTGCTGGGATGGATAAGTGCTTTAGCGACAGTGGTCGTCTGGCCCGCACTGGCTCCGCTCCCGGTATTAGTTGTTGGCGTTCCCGCACTTTGGCTGCTTCGGCGCTTTCCTATCTCGTTCGGTTTTGCTGCAGGCTTGTTGTATGGCCAGTTTTGGTGCCACCATCTTAGCGGCACCGACCACCCTATTCCGTTAGGAAAGATGGTCGTAGTGGCGAAACTAAACTCCGCCCCGAACAGCGACGAACTATACCAGCGTAACCATTGGTTGGTCGAGTCAGTCAATGATCAAACCTTGCCGTGGTATGTCAGCAAAACGGTCGAGTTGAGCTGGCATCGGCCACCACCGCTGCAACTAGGCCAAACCTATCGGTTAGAGGTGAAACTGAAGCCCCCTAGTGGGGTTGTTAATCTAGGCGGCTTTAATCGATACCGGCATCTTCTGTCGCGCCATGTGGTCGCCAGCGGCTACGTCCGCCGGGGGGAGCTTCTCAGGTTGCAAGCGCATTGGCGTGGTGAGTTGTTACAGCGCCTAGCAGCGGCAACCGCTTTGTTACCTCAAGGAGACATGATCCGCACATTGGTGTTGGCGGACGATCGCAGCGTAACCGACGAACGCTGGCAACAGATGCGTAAAGCTGGCCTGATTCACCTGTTGGCTATATCGGGTTTGCATCTATCTATTATGGCAGGGGCTGTGTTTACTGGGCTCAATTGGATTCGGCGTTACTTCTTTGCCGATGCTAGAGGGCATGGTTTGGCGCTGGTATGGCTAGCAACCGCAATGGCCGCTATTGGTTATGGCTGGTTGGCGGGGATGGAGTTACCAACACTACGAGCTACGGTGGCAGTGGTGTTTACGCTGTTGCTGCTGTGGGTTCGACGGCAAGCTCGGCCGTGGGAGCTGCTCCTGCGCGTTGCGGCACTGGTGTTGCTAGTGCAGCCCTTGGCCTCCATGGCCGCAGGTTTTTGGCTTAGCTTTGGCGCTGTAAGCGCTATCTTATTATTTGCGTGGTGGTGTCCACGGCCAACAACACGGCTACGTCAGTTAGGCTGGTTTTTCCGCTTACAAATAGTGTTGACACTACTGATGTGTTTGCTCCAAGGGGTGTGGTTTGGCACCTATTCATTCCATGGGGTGTGGACCAACATCTTGTTGCTTCCCTATTTTTCATTGTTGGTACTGCCGCTGTGTTTGCTATTGAGCCTGTCCTATTTCATTGGCTTACCGTCGAGTTGGTTGCAGCTTGCTGATTGGTTATTGTGGCCGATTGCAGAGGTGGCTCAATTTGCAGCTGAACTCACTGTGGGTTTTGGCTTTTTAGCCAGTAGCATGGTTTGGCCATTGTGCTTGTTGGCTTTGGCTATTGCAGTGGCTTTTTATCAATTGGTGGCGCAGTGGCGGCTCTGCAGCGGGGTGCTACTGATGAGTGCGCTTATGTGGTGGCGTTTACCGGTACCGCAATGGCAGCTCGACGTGATTGATGTCGGTCAAGGGCTGGCGTTATTGATAACCCATCAACAACAGGTGTTACTTTACGATACCGGTGCCGGTTTCCCCAGTGGCTTCAGCTATGCAAAAAATGCTATCTACCCGCTGATGCAACAGCGCGGTATTGCACAGGTCGATACATTGGTGATTAGTCATGGCGACAATGACCATGCTGGCGGAATGGGCTGGCTTAAAGAGCAGGTACCAATCGACCTGCATATCGGCCACGGCGGTGACCGTTGCCAACAAGGTCCCAGTCAGTGGGGGCAGCTCACGCTATCTTGGTTTCAAGCTGAGGCTGACGGCAATGATGGCTCTTGCGTATTGCTTATTGAGTCAGCAACCCATCGATTATTGCTTAGCGGTGATATTGAGAAAGACGGTGAGCAGGCTTGGTTGGCTGCTACGCGGGACAGTAAGGTAGATGTGCTCATTGCACCGCATCATGGCTCCAATACCTCAAGCTCTGCTGCTTTTGTCGCACGCACTGCCCCGACTCATGTGGTCTTTGCCGCGGGCCGAAATAATCGTTGGGGCTTCCCTAAAAGCGAGGTAATTCAGCGTTATCGCCAACTTGGTTCTACCCTTTGGACTAGTGGCCAACAGGGGCAGATTCAATTTAATTTTCATGGTAGTGGCGAAATTTTAGTCGAAACATATCGGCGTAATTGGTTTCCTTGGTGGTATAACCAGCAGTAG